The Flavobacterium psychrotrophum region GTACATTAACCGTTTGTGCAAGGTTAGCCATGCGTACACGGTCGCTGTGGTTGTTAAAAATATTTAGTGTAGTACCCGCTATCATAGCATCGCGCATGGTATTTTGCTGATACAGGAAGCCCGGGTTAGTACCCTCTTCTACATCATACCATCCGCCCCACTCGTCTACAATAAGCGCTATCTTTTTTTCAGGGTCATACTTGTCCATGATCTCGCTGTGCTTAGTAACCAGCTCTTCCATTTTAAGGGCTGTCTTCATGGTTTCAAAGTACTGCTTCTCATCAAATTTGGTGGATGATCCTTTGTGGTCCCATTCAACAAATGAGTAAGAGTGCAGCGCTACACCCTCAATAAGAGATTTTGGTATATCGCGCATTAATACTTCTGTCCAGTGATAATCTGCTACGTTAGCCCCGGATGCAATACGGAAAAGCTTTCCGCTGTTAGACCAGTCGCCCATAAAAGTGGCATACTGCCTGTAAAGGTTTGCATAATATTCTGGTGTCATGTTACCGCCACAACCCCACATTTCGTTACCCACACCCCATATCCTTACACCCCACGGATTTTCGCGGCTGTTTTTTTTACGAAGGTCGCTCATTGGACTTTTGCCACCGTGGTTTACATATTGTACCCACTCTGCAAACTCCTGTACAGTACCACTACCTACGTTAGCGGCAAGGTAAGGCTCAGTGCCCAGGGTTTCGCATAGGTCTAAGAAATCGTGTGTACCAAAGCTGTTATCTTCGGTAACGCCACCCCACCATTGGTTTACAATAGTAGGCCTTTCACTTTTTGGGCCAATACCGTTTTTCCAGTGGTAAGTATCTGCAAAGCAGCCACCCGGCCAGCGAAGGTTAGGTATACCAAGATCTTTAAGTGCCGCAATAATGTCATTACGCACACCATTAGTATTAGGTATTTTGCTGTCTGCACCTACATAAAAACCGTCATAAATACAACGCCCAAGGTGCTCTGCAAAATGCCCATAAATATGTTTATCAATTTTAGGTGCAGCTGCTTCAGCTTTTACTTTAACAGTTGCTTTTTGTTGTGCCGTGAGAGCACCGGGCAGCAATGACGCTGCGGTAAAAAATAATGCGGTAACTATTTTATTGTGTTTGCCCATAATGTGTTTAAAATTTTAATACCGTGCAGTGGGCCCTCACATGCCCGCCGCACGGTATTAAGTTTATTCTTTAATAATAAGTTGTATTAGTAGCTTGGGTTTTGTACAGTACCCGGGTTGTTATCCATTTCAAGC contains the following coding sequences:
- a CDS encoding alpha-N-arabinofuranosidase produces the protein MGKHNKIVTALFFTAASLLPGALTAQQKATVKVKAEAAAPKIDKHIYGHFAEHLGRCIYDGFYVGADSKIPNTNGVRNDIIAALKDLGIPNLRWPGGCFADTYHWKNGIGPKSERPTIVNQWWGGVTEDNSFGTHDFLDLCETLGTEPYLAANVGSGTVQEFAEWVQYVNHGGKSPMSDLRKKNSRENPWGVRIWGVGNEMWGCGGNMTPEYYANLYRQYATFMGDWSNSGKLFRIASGANVADYHWTEVLMRDIPKSLIEGVALHSYSFVEWDHKGSSTKFDEKQYFETMKTALKMEELVTKHSEIMDKYDPEKKIALIVDEWGGWYDVEEGTNPGFLYQQNTMRDAMIAGTTLNIFNNHSDRVRMANLAQTVNVLQAVILTKADKMLLTPTYHIMKLYKAHQDAKLLPVTLESPDYKVGNETLKAVSVSASVKDGKTHISLVNIHSTDKIATDINLEGLNLKDFTAKIVSSGKLQDHNTFENPNAITPKDFKDFKYKKGVLSVTLPPFSVVVFEAK